The DNA sequence CGATTGCTGTTTCGGAAAGTTGTGAATCACTTGCAAAAATATTAATGCAATCGGAAACTCATGAATATTTCAATCGCTGAAAAAATATTTCCCAGGCAAACAGAAGAGAAACAGAAAGTTCTTTCAACTCATTAAATCCTTGTTTGATGTCGGTTGACTTTCTGTCGCGATAGACAATATTGGTTGATAGCAATTCTTGTTTTCTATTTTTTAGTATGGAAAAATAATTGCGATTACTTATGATACGCTCTGCCGTATCAGTTTCGATGTCAGCAGAATAAAAAAATCTGACAGCGTAATAGCCGGGCAGCCCTGGCTGATACTTTTGTTATTCACAATCGGAATCTTTTTTCTGATTGTAAATATAGACCTGATCTACTCTCCAGACAGCAGGTGACCGAGTGACTAAAGAGCTTCTCTCACAGCAAAAAGTCAGTTCGTTCTCAACTCCAGCTTCCTCAATAAAACCAGATCATGCCAGCCCAATACTCTCGCTGTCAGAGCGTATTTCGATCAACCAGATAACTACCTACCACTGGTCGTTCAAAGAAAGTTTGAACGGTCTGCTTTCGGCAGGCATCCCTGCGATTGGATTGTGGAATCGAAAAGTCTTGGACCTCGAACCTGCAGAGGCAGCTGAACTGGTCATCGATTCCGGAATGAAAGTCTCCACAGTTTCCCTTGCTGGAGGATTTACAGGCTGCAATGAATATGCGTTTGAAGATGCCATTGCTGATGCGATCCAACTGATCTGCTTTGGTGGTCAGGTCAACGCCTCTGCCATCCAGATCGCCAGTGGACCTCGAGCGGGACACACACTCAATCACGCCCGTGACTTGACCACGGAAGCTCTCAAACGACTGGGGGATGTTGCTTCGCTCACCGGGACCCGGCTGGCACTCAAAACAATGCGATCCCCGCAGTCCCGCCACTGGACATTTCTGAATTCTCTGCATGCGAACCTGGAACTGATTGATGCTTGCGGGCATCCTGCAGTTGGCCTGGCACTGGAACCGGCATTGCTGCTCAACGAAGAAAATCCTGAGCAGTTACTCTCTGAAATCATGCCACTTATTGCCTCAGTTCAAGTTTCTGACTGGGACATCTCTGAAGAACTGACGGACGAGTTCCCGCAGTACCAGCTGCTCGAGATGATCCATGATTCCGGCTACAAAGGTTTCTACGACCTGGAAATCTGGTCCGAAGAAATCTGGCAATCCGACTACGAATCACTGTTGAGTCGAGTGCGACAACTCACTCAGGCAGAGTCTTCCCGCTACGAATAGTCACACACCGACTCGGCCTCCATTCCCCGGAACTGCTGCGAATCATCGCGTCTGTAGATTGATTCCGGACTCCCTGTTGGTTTACCATGGTTGACAGAGACGATCTGCACATGCAGCACACCAACTTCTAAAATCCAGCCAGTATATTCCTCCCCGCATACTCCCTGCTTAAGTTGGTAAGCAGAATGTCTCATGAGTTGACGCAATTCCCCGCTCTCCGGTATGCGGTGAAAAAATACACCGAATCAGTCCGTCTCGGAACTCCTCACAGACATGGTAACCAGCGATGGAGCATGAATCTTACAGCCTGGATGATTTAGCAAGACAGCTAGGTCGTGACAAACGCGAGTTGGAAAAACTGGTAAGCCGGGGCAGAATTCCCGGCCGTAAGGTTAACGGAGAATGGCTGTTCAACTCGACCGAAATTACACACTGGCTGGAACAGGAAATGCGGTCCTACTCCACCAGCGAGCTGGAACGTGTAGAACAGACCCACCCCACGACCCAACTGGATTCAGAGCACTTGATCAGCAGCCTGATGCCTGAAGAGTTGATGGAAGTCCCCCTGGATGCCCGCACCAAACGCTCCGTTCTGGAAAGTCTGATTGAAATTGCCGGCCGAACCTGGCAGATCTGGGAACCGTCAGCAGTCCTGACCGCTGTCCAGGAACGTGAAGAAGCGTACCCGACCGCCTTTGATAACGGCGTTGCAATCCCGCACCCCCGTAACCCACTCTCCGATGCCGTCGGAGAACCGGTCATCGCTTATGGCAGAACACTCACGGGAATCCCTTTTGGCTCAGACAGAGGCGGACTGACAGACATCTTTTTCCTGGTGATCTGCTCCGACACAGCAACACACCTCTCTGTTCTGGCGCGACTGGGACGAATGCTGCAACTTCCCGATTTTGTCGATCTGCTGCGCGAGGCAAGCACTCCTCAGGAGACCAGACAGGTGATCATCGAAGCGGAAAAACGGGTCGCAGAACAGTAAGATGCGTCACCAGTGAGCTCAGCCGGTTCTCTGCGTCCTGATGATTCATCTGAAATTCATCTTGCCGTCACATCGAAATCTGTCCGGGACTCGATTGATCCGTTTCCTGAGATAATCCGACAGACATCATTGACGAATCTGTCTCCAGCACAAAGAATAGTTTTCACTGCTCGAACTTTCGCCCCTGTCTGAAACCATTCTCACAATCAAGTTCTGTACAGGGCGACCCTTCCAGAAAAATAACGGGCAAAGAAATAAACGATCAACATGAATCAATTTTGAACGTGATAAAGAATAACCGCCATGAACGTAGACCTGCCTGAACCTCTGGACGTCATTGCCGTAGGTGCCCATCCCGATGATGTCGAAATTGCCTGTGGCGGTACTCTGGCCAAACTGGTCCAGCAGGGATACCGGGTCGGCATAATCGACCTGACTGATGGTGAACCCACTCCCCTCAGTCCCGGGCCGGAACACCGTCTCGAGGAAGCCCGAAAGGCTGCAGAGATCCTGGGAATTCAAGTCCGGGAAACCCTGGAACTGACCAACCGGCGGTTGTTTGACAGTTTTGAAAATCGTGTCGCGCTGGCAACTCTGTTTCGCAAGTACCGCCCCAAAGTCGTTCTGGGTCTGGCAGGTAAAACCCCCATGGCCTCCCCTGATCACTGGCAGGCGATGCAGATCACGGACGCCGCAGTTTTCTATTCTCGTCTGACAAAATGGAATGAGCACTTCAGCCACACGGAGCCGCATACCATTCAGAAGCAGGTCTGGTACCCCCTTGGTTTCGGCTCACTGAATTACCCGGAAGGCAGCGGGCAGTTCGTGGTCGATATTTCCGAAACCCTTGACCAGAAGCTGGAATCGATTCGCGCCTATCAGTCGCAGTTTCCTCCAGAAAAGAAACGTGTCTACCGCCTGGTCGAGAGCCAGAACAGGCTGGTCGGCACCAGTGCCGGTTTTGAAGCAGGCGAACTCTTCATCTGTGCCACGACCCTGGGAGTTCGGGATCTGGTGCAAACGGTCTGCCCCTGAAATGCTTCATAAGACACTAAAAAACCAGCAGATACGGTATTATTAAAATTTCCATCGTCATAAAAAGATGTTATGATACTATCAGAAATCGCACATGTGTCCCCTACGGACATCGGGATTGAGTAGCCACTTTTTGATTTTTCATCGACGCACATACAGGCCCATTAATGGTTGAAATTCGTTACGGCAAAGTCAGTATCACGGGAAATTTCCGGGAGAACAATGAAGATAATTTCTTCATTGATGAATCGCGGAAGTATTTTCTGGTTGCCGACGGTATGGGCGGACAATGTGCCGGAGAGAAAGCCAGCCAGTTAGCAGTCGAGTTAATTCCCAAACGACTGGACGAACTCATCGACTTTAATTCCACTCCCACAGGAGAGGTTGTGCAGTCGATCGATAAAGCTGTCGCGCATGCCAATGGTGAGATCATGGCTCTGGGCGAGTTGGATCCTAATTGTCGCAGCATGGGGACAACGATTGTCTTCGTGGTTCAGGTTGGCGGAGAACTCTTTATTGGCGGAGTTGGTGACAGTCGAGTTTATCTGCTCCGAGAAGGAAAGCTGCATCAGCTGACTACTGACCATTCACTGACTCAGGCACTGGTCGATGCAGGCACAATCACTCCGGAAGAAGCATTAACGCACCGTTATAAAAATGTGCTCTATCGGTACCTGGGAACCAAAGATGGCAGTGCAGGAACCCAGGCCCAGCAACTGGCACCGCAGCCACAGGATCGCATCATTCTCTGTTCGGATGGTGTTACGGACGGAATTCCCGACGAGAAACTGCAGGAACTGCTCAGTCAGTATGACGACCCGCAACAGGCGGCTGAAGAAATTGTTAAGTCGGCCCAGGAAGGTGGCTCGAAAGATAACATCACCTGTATTGTGCTGCACGTCAGCTGACATCCCCTTTCAGAAATGCCGGTTTGAATCCGGCAGCGGCAACGGAGCCCTTTTTCGTCGACGCCCTGTTTTCTATCTGGCTGATCAATGCGAGTCCGATCCTTCATCCCGTTTCTGATCGCCATTCTGCTTACACTGGGTCTGTTTTATTCTGATTCCATCTCACTGGGTATCCCCGGAGAATGGAGCTGGCAGCGAATCCCTTTCATAGGACCAAGCGTCCTGTTCGGTGCCATATTCGCCGGCCTGATTCTCGCCGCATATCTCTTGCTGGTTGTCTGGGGCCATGCGCGCATCAGCGACTGCCGTCGTGGCGAGTTGATTGCCTGGCTCACAGGGTTAGTCATCGCCAGCCTGACCTGGTCATTCTACCTGCAGGACAGCCCCCCGGCGGAATATTCACTCTCCAAGGCTCCTTTCGTGTTGTACTACAAAGGATCTTCCGGATACTTCACAGAAGCAAATACCAACATCAAAGACGTTGCCACCTACCTCTCTGAATACGAAACCAAAATGGAGGGAGGAGACGTACTGCACGAAGGGACGCACCCTCCCGGTCTGCCCCTGTTCTATCGATCGTTGATCTGGCTCTGTGACACCTGGCCGGGACTGCAGTCCTTCCTAGTCGAAACGCAACCAGCGTCCTTTCAGATCGCCTGTGAAATTATTGCAGAGACGACCGCGGTCACTCCTGATCCACTGACCCAACGGGATCGGGCCGTACTCTGGCTGGCGACCCTGATCACCCTGCTCGCTTCTGCACTGACCGTGATTCCCCTGTTTCTACTTGCCCACGAATTCTGTTCGCGCAGAATCAGCTGGCAGGTCGTTGCATTCTGGCCACTGATACCTGCAGCACTCATCTTTCAACCTAAGTCAGATGCACTTTATTCCGTTCTGGCGGTATCGTTTCTTTACTGCTGGGTTGCCGCCTGGCGTCGGAAGTCTGCAGCCTGCTTTATCCTGGCGGGACTATTGATCTGGAGTGGTTTGTTTCTAACGCTCGCCTTTCTACCGGTTGCGCTGTGTGCCGTTCTTTATTCACTACTCTCCGCATGGAAACGGAGAGCAGAAACAACTCCACATCAATTCCCCTGGAAACGATTGTTTGCAGCGGCAGGCTGGAGCCTCCTGGGATTTGCTGTCCCGCTGATCCTGTGTGCGGTTCTGTTTCAGCTCAATCTGCCTCGGGTCTGGATTCTGAATCTCCAAAATCATGCCGGCTTCTACGATGAATATCCCCGCACATACTGGAAGTGGTTGTTGCTGAATCCCATGGAGATCAGTCTGTCAATCGGGCTACCTGTTATCTGGCTGGTTCTCAAGTCACTCTGTCTACGCCCTGATCCAGATCTCAAAACAGGATCACACCACGCCACCAGCGTGTATCCCCTATTATATTCCTGTCTGCTTGTGCTCGGACTACTCTGGCTCTCTGGCAAAAACATGGGAGAAGCCGCTCGCCTCTGGCTCATCTTTCTTCCCTGGTTCCTCTTGATGACCATTCCTGTCTGGCAGCTTCGCCAGCAGCAATTTGAGGTTTCTCAAGAACAGCCTCCTTCCTCTCTCAGACAGCAGACTTTCTGGATTGGTGCTCTGGTCGCTCAGGCGATTGTCTGCGTAGCGACGGTCTTCCGTATCACCGGTTTTCATTTCCCCCCCGGTTAGATATATCCTGAGCGATTTAACCATAGCGTCGCAATCCGCTATATCCCCTACAACCCGATAAGTCGGAATTCTCGGCAAAACAGTCTTCCCAATTCACAGATTCCGACGATAAGCATTGTGTGCGCCCTGCCTGATCAGTCGCTGCGGTCCAGTTCCATAACTGTGGTTTGCCGCTGCCTGAACTGATAGAGGTGTCTCCCTTGACCGTTTAGTTTCACCCCCGAATACTTCCAGAGCCAGACTGCAGGTTGCCTCTCATGGCGAAGTTTAAACTCGGTTTCCTTTCAACACTAAACAGCCTGTGCATGGTTCTGTTTTTGAGTGCGGGATGTGCGGACGACTCTCTGGAATTCACCGAACTCAAGCAGATCAATGAGAAGGTGACTGAGGCAGAACTCAAGCGTTACCTCAAAGTCATTGAGCTTCTGCCACAACAGAAGCTGCCTGCCTTCCCCTCGGTTTATGCTCCAGCACCATCCTGGAGCCACATCCGGTCGCTGCCGATCGAGGATCTGGTTCACAGCGAACAGAATAACCTGTCACTGCTCTGGGATGTGGATCGCATTGGGGATCAGTTCGGACTTCGTAATCGCAGTCTGAAGAAAGCACTTCGCAGACGGGACATGTCGAAAGAACAGTTCATCTGCTACACGCTTGCGCTGGGACTGGCAGCCAGCCGGAATCAGCTGCGCGAGGATCAGGACCT is a window from the Gimesia benthica genome containing:
- a CDS encoding sugar phosphate isomerase/epimerase family protein, whose amino-acid sequence is MTKELLSQQKVSSFSTPASSIKPDHASPILSLSERISINQITTYHWSFKESLNGLLSAGIPAIGLWNRKVLDLEPAEAAELVIDSGMKVSTVSLAGGFTGCNEYAFEDAIADAIQLICFGGQVNASAIQIASGPRAGHTLNHARDLTTEALKRLGDVASLTGTRLALKTMRSPQSRHWTFLNSLHANLELIDACGHPAVGLALEPALLLNEENPEQLLSEIMPLIASVQVSDWDISEELTDEFPQYQLLEMIHDSGYKGFYDLEIWSEEIWQSDYESLLSRVRQLTQAESSRYE
- a CDS encoding PTS sugar transporter subunit IIA, whose amino-acid sequence is MEHESYSLDDLARQLGRDKRELEKLVSRGRIPGRKVNGEWLFNSTEITHWLEQEMRSYSTSELERVEQTHPTTQLDSEHLISSLMPEELMEVPLDARTKRSVLESLIEIAGRTWQIWEPSAVLTAVQEREEAYPTAFDNGVAIPHPRNPLSDAVGEPVIAYGRTLTGIPFGSDRGGLTDIFFLVICSDTATHLSVLARLGRMLQLPDFVDLLREASTPQETRQVIIEAEKRVAEQ
- a CDS encoding PIG-L family deacetylase, which gives rise to MNVDLPEPLDVIAVGAHPDDVEIACGGTLAKLVQQGYRVGIIDLTDGEPTPLSPGPEHRLEEARKAAEILGIQVRETLELTNRRLFDSFENRVALATLFRKYRPKVVLGLAGKTPMASPDHWQAMQITDAAVFYSRLTKWNEHFSHTEPHTIQKQVWYPLGFGSLNYPEGSGQFVVDISETLDQKLESIRAYQSQFPPEKKRVYRLVESQNRLVGTSAGFEAGELFICATTLGVRDLVQTVCP
- a CDS encoding PP2C family protein-serine/threonine phosphatase, with the protein product MVEIRYGKVSITGNFRENNEDNFFIDESRKYFLVADGMGGQCAGEKASQLAVELIPKRLDELIDFNSTPTGEVVQSIDKAVAHANGEIMALGELDPNCRSMGTTIVFVVQVGGELFIGGVGDSRVYLLREGKLHQLTTDHSLTQALVDAGTITPEEALTHRYKNVLYRYLGTKDGSAGTQAQQLAPQPQDRIILCSDGVTDGIPDEKLQELLSQYDDPQQAAEEIVKSAQEGGSKDNITCIVLHVS